The sequence TCTCTACAGGACAAcgtgcgtgtgcatgctcagttgcttcagtcatgtccaactctgtgatcatggactgtagcctgccaggctcctctgtccatgggattttccaggcaagaatactggactgagttgccatgtccccctccaggagatcttccgacccagggatcgaacccaagtctcttgtgtcttctgcattggcaagtgggttctttaccattagcactaccTGTGAAGCCCTGGGAAACCCCAATTCCATGATGCATATTTTTGGGAATTAGAGAAAGAGGGCAAAACTCCGATCAAATTATACAAATGTGAGGTGCCCCACTTCCTTTTCCCAATCACATCAGTCACAATTAAAACCCCACTGACAGTGACTTGTGATGAGAGTTCTGTATTCTTCTATTGCCAAAATAAGAGCTGACACAAGATTCCGAATTTCATATATGGTCcatctacttttaattttatttcttttaggtttgAATGTTATCCATGTACAACTTAAAAGACTGGCCAGGGGACAATTAGAAATTGGTTAGTTGAGTAGTGTAACATGATAATAACATAACAGCCTCTGATTCAGAATAAGGCAGAGAGTTTTATACATCTAATTTTATAGTTAAATAgtttacaacttttaaaaaggaaggtttctataaatcaattataataAGAGAAAGCTTAACCATACCACTAGACAAGCATTTGCTTCATAGAAGAGAGGCCTGACTTTGCTGCTTCTGAAAATATCCCACAAAATGCCAAAGGTGACTGGTCAGTCAGTCCCTGTCCCCACAGCAAGTCCTAGCTGACCTTTCCTCCTTAAGTCTCTAATTTCACTTCATTACTTCTTTGCCTTGATACGTGTGCAGCTGCACAAGGTTCTTCAGTGGGGCAAGGCTGTCTTTGCATGCCACTTTTACTCCAAACTTGAAACTGCCTAGTCCTTTCTTGAACCCAGACTAAACAATCCACTTCCGCTGGCAAAATGCAGACTACATGCAATGCTTCAGTTCAATACCTCACTTCTCCTCCAATGTGGGCCGGCAGGAAACAAACAGGAAGTGGCTCTGCCAaccacagagaaagaaacacacCCGTCTGGAATGCGAAGGAGCAGGGAGCTATTAGATACTAAGCCTGGGCTAGGCGTCATCATGGTGGAAGGTGGGCTGGTGAGAGGTGGGCTCTGCTCTCATCTAGACTTCTTAGGACAGCATGGGTAGTTGTTTATGCtgttaaaaatcaataaagcagTCCTTCATGTAGAGGTTTTCTTACTACATAGTATTTCACATATTTAAGTCTTCTTTCTTCTGAAGGAATTAAGAACTACCATCAGGTTAAAAGTAAAGCAGTCCATGTCACTACACCAAACTGAAAAGCCTTTGCAAAgagaaggaaactatcaacaaaccAAAGGGCAGCATTCGGAATGGGGAAAGATATCTGCAAAGTGATACATCCGACAAGGGGTTCATATCCAAAGTAGACAAGGAGTTCAAACAATtcagcatccaaaaaaaaaaccaaaacaaaacaaacaagcaagcaaccTGATTAaaacatgggcagaggacctgaatagatgTTTCCCAAAggagaaatgcagatggccaacagacacataaaaagaCGCTCAGCTGTACtaaacatcagggaaatgcaaacaagaaccacagtgagataccacctcatacctgtcagagtGGCTATCATCAGAAAGACAACTAATAACCActgctggcaaagatgtggagaaaaggggaccctgtGCACTGTTGGCAGGACTGTAAATTGGCGCAGCCATTATGGGAAGCAATATGCAGGtttttcaaaacattaaaaatagagccactatatgatctagcaatttcacttctgggtatttatccaaagaaaaaaaaaacactaattaaaaaaaaaacatgcaaactAATGTTCACTggaacattatttataatagtcaagaaatggaagcaacatAAGTATTCAATGATAAattaatggataaacaagatgtggtgtatatacacaatgaaacATTCCTCAGTGTTAAAAAAGATagcttgccatttgtgacaatatggatggatctagaaggtattacgctaagtgaaatcaggcagagaaagacaaataccatgtgatctcacttacatgtgaaatctaaaaaaccaaacaaacaaaacaaaatgaaaacaatcaatGATtgttcaaatgaaaattttaaaacctgacttacaggcttccctggcggctcagaggtagagtccacctgtcaatgcaggagacatgggttccggccctggtccgggaagattacACATGCGGTGGAAGAGCTAACCCCATCCATCACAACAACTGAACCacgtgctgcaactcctgaagcccacgcacccttgAGCCTGTGTTCCGCAAgggaagccagcacaatgagagaCCCACACACTGCAGCTGGGAGTAGCCCCTCTCGCTACAGCTAAAGGAAAGCCCGTGTAGcagcaaggacccagcacagccaaaaataaattttaaaaattaaaaaaaacatgacTTGGCTACACTAAATagcagaggaagacagagaaacaaagcaaaacaaaataccgAACCACAGTTTTCCAATAAGTTCAAGCACTTGTTCTAATTCCTACCAGAAACATGTATGCAAAATGCCTAGTACTGTGTTTAGCGCATAGTATGCCCTCAAAAAAGGGCCATCTTGTATAGCTGTACCAGGGAGTGTCATTCACAAACCACAGTGTAAAACCATAAGACTCAATTAGTTGCATGAAATTACCTTTTTATAGTTTATGTGCCAAAGATACTCGAGTCAGCTTCTCATAACAGTATTTCAAACAGAATAGATCAAGGGAAGGGctacttttcaggaaaaaaactaaaacagttCAGGTGGTAAgtatcctgtggacagaggagcctggtgggctgccgtctatggggtcgcacagagtcagacagactgaagtgacttagcagcagcagcagggtagaATCATAGCaccaaatattttagaaacaaaataacaTCTTAGGAACTTTCTCCATTGTTGGGGTATATAGCAGATGAGTAACACATGTATACCCTGAGCCAAACGATCTTAAGGCCCTTGGAGACTTCAGGGCAGACCAATTTCCCAATTAGTTCCGTGACTGGCTTATCATTCTTTCCAATCCAAAGTTACAATAAGGTATTTCTAGAAGACAGTATGCTGTCATTGATTCTATCAGTTACCGTATTCTGCCCAACAGAAGGTAAGATGCTTTAAGTATGTCAAACAATTTAAGAACAGTATGGGGGAAAATTGCCCATTTCCTTGAAAGATCCTGTTTGTAGGGGAGAATTTTACATAAACATATCTAGAAAACAGGACTAGGAATCAGATCAGTCTACAACAACATTCATTTTTACCTttgtgaccaatgcaaagaattTAGCAACTTTTGTACTTATAGGGAATATGGAATCTTGTCACACCCATTTCAAAGATTCATTCTTAATACAGATGAATAACCTTTATAATAAGAtgaccatataatttatcatccaaactgGGGCACtttagaaagtgaaaggagaTGCTGTGAATAACTGTACTAGGGTAACAGACATTAACCAAAAACAGGGGGATGTACAGTAACATAAattcacagtaaaaataaattagcaaTTAAGATGGCACATTTTCtggtccttttaaaaaatatcttcattgtTGCGTGAGggttttctcttgttgcagcaagTGGGACCTACTCTCTAGCTTCGGTGCGCacacttctcattgcagtggcttctcttgttggcagagcacaggctttaggcacatgggctcagcagttgtggtgcatgggcttagatgcccccaccacatgtggaatcttcctgggccagggattgaaacccatgtcccctccactggcaggcagattcttaaccactggacggccagggaagtcctttacatttttttaacacaataaacacatatacacacagataaaTTGGCCAATCATctttttatattagaaaaatcTTGTATTTCCCCCCTTAAAGTAAGGGTGTGTGTGCtccttgctcagtcatgtccgactctctgcaatcccatggactgtagaccaccagattcctctgcctatggagttttccaggcaagaatactggagtgggttgccactttctacttTAGGGAATCTCCCTGACTCACAGATTGAAAccttgtctcctgtatctcctgcattggcaggcgaattctttaccactgtgccccttgggaagcccttaaagtAAGCAAGATTCACTTAATTTTTGGAATCTTGGAAAGTCAGTATCTGGATTcaatttgttgttgctcagtggctcagctgtgtccgactctgtgaccccacagactgcagcacaccaggcttccctgtcctgcaccacctcctggagcttgctcaaacttatgtccattgagtcggtgatgccatccaaccacctcatcctctgtcatccccttctcctgccttctatctttacCAGAAtcaatatattttccaaattcaaTAGAATGTTTCTTTTAGATTGAGAATTTCTCAAGTACCACATGAAAATTAGGTTTCCTAACTTTCCAAGAagatccaccagcaatgcaggagaccctggttagatctctgggttgggaagagcccttggagaaaagaatgtctacccactccagtattcttgcctggagaattccatggacaaaggagcctggcaaactatagtccttggggccacaaagagttggacatgactgaagcgactaacatAACATATGTAGCCTTCACACATGGACTCTTGAAGGTTAATGACATATAAGATAACTAATTTTGGTGTTCCTATTCCAGTGAGTATATACATCtacaataaagtttttaaagggCTGTGATCTCACTAAATTATCAGAAATGACATGGAAGAAATAAACACTTTCCTCTGATCTTTAAAAAGTGACTTATGCTTAATTCTTGGAGCTGTGGCATATAATACTTGGAACTTATTTTTCAACATACACTGTAAGAGAAATTTTAGTAGAGGGAATTGGCATTTAGAGGATTCCTAAAACAAGAGATAACAAATAATTTATGATGTGATCCTAAAATCTAGTCCAGGCTATTTCCAGCACATGAAGTCATTTTCTTCCATGTTAGGCATGGAAGTTACTACAGGGAATCTTAGCAACAGCAAAGAACCTTGATGAATCTTAACAACAGTACCACCAGGGGGTACTATAGACCAAAAGGGAACAAAGGCAACCAAAAGTTGCCCTCCtcccaaggatgggggagccaAGATCACAAACCACTCTTAAGACTTCCTCTggttcatgccaatgtatggcaaaaaccatcacaacaatgtaaagtaattagactccaattaaaataaataattaaaaaaattttttaaagacttcctATGGACAAACTGCAATCTTCACTCATTCGTTTCCCAGCTATTGGCTGGTGCCTAATGGTATGTTCTGGTTTTTCTGCcaattttttcccccctgaatgTCTGCCATACTTCCTGGTTACCAACTCTACCATTTCTACCTTCCCTATCTCCCTCCCGTATACCGCCCTTCTCTTCTCCTGCAGACACCTGCCAGCCTTATACCCTTCTCTACACATACCTTCTACTCTTTGTATAACTGACCTCTTTGAGCATGAACACTGCTATTTTAAATCAGTTATTCcccaaatgaaaacattttctataCAGCCTGTTTACAGTGACAGGGCTAGGAGTTATAATTTAAGGTCGCTCCTACATCACTAATCTCTGAAAGGTAATTTAGTTCCATACACTCCAAATTAAAGGAAGAAAGACCTTCACAAGAAAAGTTAAATGAAGCCTAAGAACAAATGCCCACTGTTTTCTCAGTCAGTCAGTGTctgccactcagtcgtgtctgactctttggtgaccccatggactgtcgcccaccaggctcctctgtccatgtggttctccaggtaacaatactggagtggattgccattcccttctccaggggatcttcccaacccagggatcaaacccaggtctcttgcattgcaggcggattctttaccatctgagccaccagggaagcctcagtaaTGCTTATAAATCCATTTCTGCCCCAGTggtcaaagctgtgttttaatttttttatttattctactcCACATCCTTTGTTACCTGTCACTTCCATGTATTTGCCCCAAACTACTGCTTTCCAAGGCTATATCAAATCCTctcatttttaaatctcattgattaaattattttgtagttttagtaattcacataccataccaCATACAACTGACCTATTTAATGTATtaatggcttttagtatattcagagttgtgcaaacatcaccacaatcagttttagaacattttcaccacCCCAATAAGAAATCCTGCATGTATCAGCAGTCACTCTTCACTCCACCCTCTTCCCCTCCAACTCAGTCCCAGGAGAAGAACAATCTATTTTGTGTCTATATAGATTTGCTTATCCTGGAGATTTTATACCAATACAATCCTACAATATGTGATCctttgtgattggcttctttcatgtaATAATGATATCAAAGCTCATCTACATTATAGCATGTTCACTAATTATTTAATGCTAAATACTATTTAATTGTATGGACATACTACATATTTCATCTGTCCAGTCACccattgatgggcatttgggttgcctctatattttgtcttttatgaataatgctgctttgaaagtttgtgtacaagtttttgtttggacatatgttttcatttctcttaggtattATTATAAACTTAACTgtatttcccccccaaaaaatatgtTGAAGGTAAActccagcacctcagaatgtgatctcaCTTGGAAATGAGTTTTTATAGAGGCAATAAtgttaaaatgaggtcactggGTTAGGCTCCAGTCCAATATTTTGGGTGTCCTTATAAACAGGAAAATTTGGACAAGATGCAGAGACAGGGAGAAACCCAAGTGAAGATGGAAGGTTGCACTGATGCATCTACAAACCAAGGAATGTTACGGATTTCTGGCAAACACCAGAAACTACAAGAGGCAAGACAGGATTCTCTCCTACAGCCATCAGGGGGAGCAGGACCCCGCCAATACTTTGATTTAGGACTTCCAGCTCCTGGGACTGTGAGACAATTATTATCTGTTTTTCTGAGCCACCCAGTTAGGGGTCCTTTGTTACAGTCaccctaggaaatgaatacaggaATGCATCTAGGGGTAGAACTGTTGGGTCACTGTTACACCATAAAGgaactgccagattgttttctCAAAAAGCTGTATCATTTGGTTGTTTTCAACAAATTATTAGTGATTTCAAAACCTCCCTCAAATATAGTCAGCTCTTCTATGTATTACCTTGCCCTTGAAGAGTAATTCTCTCTCCAACCCCACCAAGATGGCAATCCTCCTTACCACCATTTATTAAGCCTtcctatatttttcaaaaaaagaaaaataacagatgGTTAAACTACCAATGCACTAATAGAAAGGGGTATTACAGTAAGCTATGGTTGGGGCTGTAGAATAATCTAAGCGCTCTAAACCTGAAGATAGGCAAAGAGTAAATAGTACCAGACAGGAGGAAACTGTCTTTAAAAGGAGGATTTCTGAGCTGAgatggggaagagaagaggatccGTAAGGAGATGATGGCATTTTCCTGAAGGAAGGGAATCTGGCCACAGAGAGATCTAAATTCCATCTCTGGAAAAAAGGAATTAGTCTGGGGAGAAGAGAATACATCTTCTGGCAGAAACTTTGAAATTCTGAATTTCAGTTTGTTGTTCTCCTGAGAGGAGCCTCAACTCTTCTTCAAACAATAAAGTACTATAATAAACCCAGTAATGAtgaagttatatatacatatttaatcaaATATCTGACTATTCTGAACAAGGAAGAATAAAACCCTTTATACAGTTGAGTAaataagatacacacacatacccacacataaACAGATCAAGCACCATGCCTGGCCAATAAAGTTTTTAACAGCTAATAAAGTCTATAGATTTCAGATCTCTGCATAAGGAATGGATGTCAGGTTTATGAGTAATGACTTGGCTCTTGGCCATGGTATAAAaattagagggggaaaaaaacacatgctAAAAGGTTTACATTAAAATCTCATAAAGATCACTTCATTTTGTTAACAATaacctatttcatttatttcatgtgCAAGGTCaaccttttcatttttcacagcCTCGTatagaaaagcaaagcagaatgAAAAGGGAATGTTGGAGAAATGCATTCTAATGCCAGTGGGCTAACTGCTGACAGTGATGAGAGACAGGAAAACACCAGCAGAGCCCATCACACAAAATGCACAACCATCTGGGATTATTTGGGAAATGAgcccatcaaggctgtatattgtcaccctgcttatttaacttatatgcagagtacatcatgcaaaaaaatgctgggctggatgaagcacaagctggaatcaagaacgcagggagaaatattaataatctcagatatgcagatgacaccacccttatggcaaaaagcgaagaggaactaaagagcctcttgatgatcgtgaaagagaaagtgaaaaaggtggcttaaaattcaacattcagacaactaagatcatggcatctggtcccatcacttcatggaaaataaatagggaaacaatggaaataaaaacagactttattttcttgaactccataatcactgcaaatggtgactacagtcatgaaattaaaagatgcttgctccttggaagaaaagcaatgacaaatctagacagtgtattaaaaagcagagacattgctgacaaaggttcgtatagtcaaagctatggtttttccagtagtcatgtatggatgagagttggaccatacagaaggctgagcaccaaaaaattgatgcttttgaactgtggtgttggagaagactcttgagagtctcttggactgcaagaagatcaacccagccaatcctaaaggagattagttctgaatattcattggaaggattgatgctgaagctccaatattttggtcacctgatgtgaagaactaactcattagaaaagcccctgatgctgggaaagattgaaggcaggaggagaaggggacaacagaggacaagatggttggatggcatcaccaactcgatggacctgagtttgagcaagctccaggagatggtgaaagacagggaagcctggcgtgctgcagtccatggggtcgcaaagaatcggactcaACTGAATAACAACCGGGATTATTTAgtgaagggagaaaggagagaaaaaaccCCTGAAGGGGTCACAGTGCAATCACGGTGCCCCAAACTGGTGAGCTCGAGTCCTCCAAAGAGTTCATGTTGCTTAAAGAGATAGGTAACAATAGTACTTTCTAGAAGACAACATCAaggaattaaaattaaagttactGATTATCTCTAATAAGccatccttttcttttccttctcctgaacTTTCTCCCAGTCGATAACTAAATCTGGTCTGGAAAGAGAAGACTGGAACAAAACAATTATCCAGGAAACCTAGGTCTGAAAATACAGCAATAGCTGTTTAAAGCTGGAAGAACATGAGCAAGACTAAAATCTATATAATTTTACTTATCGTGAAACActtaacaaacaacaacaacaaaaatgtatcttGCACACCATTCCTACAGAAACCTCTtctctccccagcctcctctTACCTGGTCACAACAAAAGTCACATAATCTtctaaatcagtggttctcaagcacTTGGAGAAGCCCAAGCAGCAGTATTGGCATCATctgaaaattctttgaaaaagcaaattaTGGTGCCACACCCCGGGCCTACAGGCTCCAAGAGTGGGGCCAGAAACCAGGGGTGGTCCAAGTGCTTCCTCCCTTCAGGTGATTCTGAGGCTTGCCGAAGTTAGAGCAAATAATACAAACGTAAAAGACCCAGGATTTCTGATGGAACAAAACAATCCttaaacgactgaagtgacaaaACGTGATAGGGAACGAAAGTCTATAATGTAAACTGTGCATTATTAGTTTAGAAACCATGTTCTTTCTAGACTAAGACCCGGTTAGTAATAGCGTGAAGATGGTACCTTCCAGATATTTCAGGAGTGCCCGGCAGCTATTTCCATGAGCAGATATCAGAATGGTTTTACCACGTAATACTTCAGGAGCAATCCTTTCGTTCCAATAGGGAAGGAGTCTCTCCAAAACATCCTTTAAGCTCTCGGATCGTGGCAGCTGATCCAAAGGCACATCACACACTTTATATTTCCGGTCGTTGTAGATTTCGTGGTAGTAAGGATGGGACTCATCGATGGGAGGAGGGGTCACATTGTAGCTCCTTCTCCACAGCCTCACCTGCTCCTCGCCGTGATTCAACGCCATCTGCTCCCTGTTGAGACTGATCAAGGCTCCGTAGTGACGCTCGTTGAGACGCCAGGAGCTCTCCATGGGAACCCACTCCTGCCCCAGCTCTTCCAGGATCAGCCAGGCTGTGTGGATGGACCGGTTCAAGATGGATGTGAACACGAGATCAAACTCAACGTTTAGTGCTTTGAGTTGCTTCCCACAGTTCCGCGCTTCCTCCAGGCCGTCACTGTTGAGTTTCTGATCCACCCAGCTACAGAAGCGGTTCTCTTTATTCCAAGCACCCTCTCCATGTCTTAACATGATCAGTTTGTACTTGGACATATTGATGGCTGAGCTTTCCTAGGGCTTTCCAAAGGGTTGGTGTTCAGTGACAACAATATATCTGCATGGAGAAGAAACAAGAAGTATAAAAGTTATATGTTTCATTCAACTGACTACCTGGGAGTGGAAGCACAACTTTCCAACAGTCAGTTTCTAAAATACACTGGAATGATTCCTTGAACCGTTTTGACATCAGGCATCCAGCAACTCATACACACTATGGCACATATGGGCAGAGTCTACAGACAATTACAGGGAACCTAGTTAGATGGCTTAATTATCTGATGGTTAGATAGTATATGTTAATTGTATGACGTAAAACAACAGAACACTTTATTCTAATGGCATGCTACAAGTCCACCAGATAAAAAGGCAGTTCCTGCTTACAGAAGAGAGGATTTAATAGAATGAGTTGTACGTGTCTAAAATGATGACTTGTAACTGGGAACTCCCAGCTTTGAGAAGCTGACTCAAGATTGAAGGAACACCCTTCTCATTCTGTTTTCCCTCTagtgaagaaagaaatatttacagtCTCATCTTATTACAGAAGTTATTAAACATGCTAATTCTATAAACCACCACATTCACCTGGTATGTAAATCACCGAATGGAGACAACTGGCTCTTTAATGCCATAGtctacaccacacacacaagaaaatctAAGTTTCAACATTTAAACAATACCTAGATGATTTCAATCAACCTTAGCATCCAATACGGTAGTCACTTAAATAATCTCTCACCTGACTCAAGATGACAGTTTTTGGCAGAAATAAATCTGGATGCAAAACAAGCTATCAAATTAAGCAGCTGAGAGATGCTGCCTG is a genomic window of Odocoileus virginianus isolate 20LAN1187 ecotype Illinois chromosome 1, Ovbor_1.2, whole genome shotgun sequence containing:
- the BPGM gene encoding bisphosphoglycerate mutase, encoding MSKYKLIMLRHGEGAWNKENRFCSWVDQKLNSDGLEEARNCGKQLKALNVEFDLVFTSILNRSIHTAWLILEELGQEWVPMESSWRLNERHYGALISLNREQMALNHGEEQVRLWRRSYNVTPPPIDESHPYYHEIYNDRKYKVCDVPLDQLPRSESLKDVLERLLPYWNERIAPEVLRGKTILISAHGNSCRALLKYLEGISDEEIINITLPTGVPILLELDENLHTVGPHQFLGDQEAIQAAIKKVEDQGKVKRADK